A part of Geothrix oryzae genomic DNA contains:
- the carA gene encoding glutamine-hydrolyzing carbamoyl-phosphate synthase small subunit: MRAHLILKDGTIFRGRAPLGFGGGGEAVFTTAMAGYQEILTDPSFAGQMVCMTFPEQGIYGIHADLNEGTRPWATGLLCRRLTFSPDHARCEGDLAGWLKRHHIPVMTDLDTRALTQHLRDQGSQPSLIWTELDGSLDAGVAKAKALPDMTGQALCAEVSCQDRYELNPGGAFRVAVLDGGIKLSILDQLAAVGLHLEVFPWDAPASELSDRRFQGLFLSNGPGDPAALPGMQKEVEACIGQLPIFGICLGHQLLGQAFGGRTFKLKFGHRGANQPVHDLMTGRIEITAQNHGFAVDEASLPREIEVTHKHLSDGTVEGLRHTQLPIFSLQHHPEASPGPHDAHPAFRRFVELMQEFHHA; this comes from the coding sequence ATGCGCGCGCACCTGATCCTGAAGGACGGAACCATCTTCCGGGGGCGGGCGCCGTTGGGCTTCGGGGGCGGCGGCGAGGCGGTGTTCACCACCGCCATGGCGGGCTACCAGGAGATCCTCACGGATCCGAGTTTCGCGGGGCAGATGGTCTGCATGACCTTCCCCGAGCAGGGCATCTACGGCATCCACGCCGACCTCAACGAGGGCACCCGGCCCTGGGCCACGGGCCTGCTCTGCCGCCGCCTGACCTTTTCGCCGGACCACGCCCGCTGCGAGGGTGACCTGGCGGGCTGGCTCAAGCGCCACCACATTCCCGTGATGACCGATCTCGACACCCGGGCGCTCACCCAGCACCTGCGTGACCAGGGATCCCAGCCTTCGCTCATCTGGACGGAGCTGGACGGCAGCCTCGACGCGGGGGTGGCCAAGGCGAAGGCCCTGCCGGACATGACCGGCCAGGCCCTCTGCGCCGAGGTGAGCTGCCAGGACCGCTACGAGCTGAACCCCGGCGGCGCCTTCCGTGTGGCGGTGCTGGATGGCGGCATCAAGCTGAGCATCCTCGATCAGCTGGCGGCCGTGGGCCTGCACCTCGAAGTGTTCCCCTGGGATGCCCCCGCTTCTGAGCTGTCGGACCGGCGCTTCCAGGGCCTCTTCCTCAGCAATGGCCCCGGCGATCCCGCCGCGCTGCCCGGCATGCAGAAGGAGGTGGAGGCCTGCATCGGCCAGCTGCCCATCTTCGGCATCTGCCTGGGCCACCAGCTGCTGGGCCAGGCCTTCGGAGGGCGGACCTTCAAGCTCAAGTTCGGTCACCGCGGGGCCAACCAGCCCGTGCACGACCTCATGACCGGCCGCATCGAGATCACGGCCCAGAACCACGGTTTCGCCGTGGACGAGGCCAGCCTGCCCCGGGAGATCGAGGTCACGCACAAGCACCTCAGCGACGGGACCGTCGAGGGCCTGCGGCACACCCAGCTTCCGATCTTCTCGCTCCAGCACCATCCGGAAGCCTCACCCGGTCCCCACGACGCGCATCCCGCGTTCCGGCGCTTCGTCGAGCTGATGCAGGAGTTCCACCATGCCTAA